A DNA window from Solanum lycopersicum chromosome 3, SLM_r2.1 contains the following coding sequences:
- the LOC101265620 gene encoding homeobox-leucine zipper protein MERISTEM L1-like, protein MFQPNMFESHHHLLDMSHKSPENDLDLLRDNDEFESKSMADIMENNPCDDDQEVDPNQRPNKKKRYHRHTQLQIQEMESFFKECPHPDDKQRKELGKRLGLEPLQVKFWFQNKRTQMKAQHERHENSELRAENEKLRADNIRYKEALGNATCPNCGGPASIGEMSFDEQHLRIENARLREEIDRISGIAAKYVGKPMLTYPNLPPTSPTRSLDIGVGSFGPQTGLVGEMYSAGDLLRSVSGPIDADKPMIIELAVAAMEELVRMAQTGEPLWITGPDPGPGPDSSIETLCEEEYVRTFPRGIGPKPLGLTTEASRESAVVIMNHINLVEILMDVNQWTNVFAGLVSRALTLDVLSTGVAGNYNGALQVMTAEFQVPSPLVPTRENYFVRYCKHHADGTWAVVDVSLDNLRPTSVSRCRRRPSGCLIQELPNGYSKVTWIEHVEVDDRGVHNIYKPLVNSGLAFGAKRWVAVLDRQCERLASAMANNIPTGDIGVITSPEGRKSMLKLAERMVMSFCAGVGASTAHTWTTLSGSGADDVRVMTRKSIDDPGRPPGIVLSAATSFWLPVPPKRVFDFLRDENSRSEWDILSNGGLVQEMAHIANGRDPGNCVSLLRVNSGNSSQSNMLILQESSTDSTGSYVIYAPVDIVAMNVVLSGGDPDYVALLPSGFAILPDGGGGINVGTGGSLLTVAFQILVDSVPTAKLSLGSVATVNSLIKCTVERIKTAVACDSAL, encoded by the exons ATGTTTCAGCCAAATATGTTTGAGAGCCACCATCATTTACTTGATATGTCACATAAATCACCAGAAAATGATTTGGATTTACTTAGAGATAATGATGAATTTGAGAGCAAATCAATGGCAGATATTATGGAAAATAACCCTTGTGATGATGATCAAGAAGTTGATCCTAATCAACGTCCAAACAAAAAGAAACGTTATCATCGTCATACACAATTACAAATTCAAGAAATGGAATC gTTTTTTAAAGAGTGCCCTCATCCAgatgataaacaaagaaaagaattagGAAAAAGATTAGGGTTAGAGCCTTTGCAAGTGAAATTTTGGTTCCAAAACAAGCGTACTCAAATGAAG GCGCAACATGAACGCCATGAGAACTCAGAATTGAGAGCTGAAAATGAGAAACTTCGCGCTGATAATATAAGGTATAAAGAAGCACTTGGAAATGCTACTTGCCCTAATTGTGGAGGCCCTGCTTCCATTGGGGAAATGTCATTCGATGAGCAACATTTGAGGATCGAGAACGCTCGTCTTAGAGAAGAG aTTGATAGAATATCAGGAATTGCTGCAAAATATGTTGGGAAGCCCATGCTTACATATCCTAATCTTCCTCCTACCAGCCCGACCCGTTCACTCGATATCGGTGTTGGTAGTTTTGGGCCTCAAACGGGCCTTGTTGGAGAAATGTACAGTGCTGGTGACCTTTTAAGGTCAGTTTCAGGCCCAATAGATGCTGATAAGCCCATGATCATTGAACTTGCTGTAGCAGCTATGGAAGAACTTGTAAGAATGGCCCAAACTGGAGAGCCCTTATGGATTACAGGCCCAGACCCAGGCCCAGGCCCAGATAGTTCTATCGAAACGCTATGTGAAGAGGAATATGTTCGGACTTTTCCTCGAGGCATTGGGCCTAAGCCTTTGGGCCTAACAACTGAAGCCTCACGAGAATCTGCTGTCGTTATTATGAATCACATCAATTTAGTCGAAATCCTAATGGACGTG AACCAATGGACAAATGTTTTTGCTGGACTAGTATCAAGAGCATTGACATTAGATGTCTTATCAACTGGAGTAGCTGGAAATTACAATGGAGCTTTACAAGTG ATGACAGCTGAGTTCCAGGTCCCTTCACCATTGGTTCCAACGCGCGAAAATTATTTTGTGAGATATTGTAAGCACCATGCTGATGGAACATGGGCTGTTGTTGATGTCTCCTTGGACAATTTACGACCTACTTCAGTGTCGCGTTGTAGAAGAAGGCCATCGGGTTGTTTAATTCAAGAATTACCTAATGGTTACTCCAAG GTTACATGGATCGAGCACGTTGAAGTGGATGATAGAGGTGTTCATAACATCTATAAACCTCTTGTCAATTCAGGCCTCGCGTTTGGGGCTAAACGTTGGGTAGCTGTGTTGGATAGACAATGTGAACGACTAGCAAGTGCGATGGCTAATAACATCCCAACAGGGGATATTGGAG TCATAACGAGTCCTGAAGGCCGGAAAAGCATGTTAAAACTTGCTGAGAGGATGGTGATGAGTTTTTGCGCTGGTGTTGGCGCCTCAACGGCTCATACATGGACTACATTATCTGGAAGTGGTGCTGATGATGTTAGAGTTATGACTAGAAAAAGTATTGATGATCCAGGGAGACCTCCTGGTATTGTTCTCAGTGCAGCCACTTCATTTTGGCTTCCTGTTCCTCCCAAGAGAGTCTTTGATTTTCTCCGCGATGAGAACTCTAGAAGTGAG TGGGATATACTTTCGAATGGGGGGCTAGTTCAAGAAATGGCACATATAGCAAATGGTCGTGATCCAGGAAACTGTGTATCTCTGCTTCGTGTTAAT AGTGGAAATTCGAGTCAGAGCAACATGCTAATACTCCAAGAGAGTTCAACAGACTCAACAGGATCTTATGTTATTTACGCTCCAGTTGATATTGTCGCAATGAATGTTGTGTTGAGCGGTGGTGATCCTGACTATGTTGCTCTACTACCATCTGGATTCGCTATACTTCCAGATGGTGGCGGAGGAATTAATGTTGGTACCGGTGGATCGCTTCTCACTGTTGCATTTCAGATTTTGGTTGATTCTGTTCCCACTGCAAAACTCTCTCTTGGATCTGTTGCAACTGTCAATAGTCTTATCAAATGCACTGTTGAAAGGATCAAAACAGCTGTAGCTTGTGACAGTGCTTTATGA